The proteins below are encoded in one region of Amycolatopsis acidiphila:
- a CDS encoding class III extradiol dioxygenase subunit beta encodes MAEVVWGLATSHVPSIGAAMDNHKTADPYWKPLFDGYAPAREWMAAHRPDVAVIIYNDHANAVDLDLVPTFAIGTAARYEVADEGWGRRPVPPVVGAPELSEHLVRELMDEEFDIATFHELDVDHGLTVPLSVYCPEPGDAWPCAVVPVLVNVIQYPQPTAARCYALGKAMGRAIRSFPQDVRVAVFGTGGMSHQLAGARAGLINSEFDRMFLRAIEAEPAKLAALSREDYIREAGTEGIELIMWLVMRGALSEHITRVHDTYHVPASNTAAALALFEEVRA; translated from the coding sequence TTGGCTGAGGTCGTCTGGGGCCTCGCGACGTCCCACGTGCCCTCGATCGGGGCGGCGATGGACAACCACAAGACCGCGGACCCGTACTGGAAGCCGTTGTTCGACGGCTACGCCCCGGCCCGGGAGTGGATGGCCGCGCACCGGCCGGACGTGGCGGTGATCATCTACAACGACCACGCGAACGCCGTGGACCTGGATCTGGTGCCGACCTTCGCGATCGGCACGGCCGCGCGCTACGAGGTGGCCGACGAGGGCTGGGGCCGCCGCCCGGTGCCCCCGGTCGTCGGCGCCCCGGAGCTGAGCGAGCACCTGGTGCGCGAGCTGATGGACGAAGAGTTCGACATCGCGACCTTCCACGAGCTCGACGTGGACCACGGGCTCACCGTGCCGCTGTCGGTGTACTGCCCGGAGCCGGGTGACGCGTGGCCGTGCGCGGTGGTCCCGGTGCTGGTCAACGTGATCCAGTACCCGCAGCCGACCGCGGCGCGCTGCTACGCGCTCGGCAAGGCGATGGGGCGGGCGATCCGGTCGTTCCCGCAGGACGTGCGGGTCGCGGTGTTCGGCACCGGCGGCATGTCCCACCAGCTGGCCGGGGCACGCGCGGGCCTGATCAACAGCGAGTTCGACCGGATGTTCCTGCGGGCGATCGAGGCCGAGCCGGCGAAGCTCGCGGCCCTGAGCCGGGAGGACTACATCCGCGAAGCCGGCACGGAGGGCATCGAGCTGATCATGTGGCTGGTCATGCGCGGCGCGCTGAGCGAGCACATCACCCGCGTGCACGACACCTATCACGTGCCCGCGTCCAACACGGCCGCCGCGCTGGCGTTGTTCGAAGAGGTGCGCGCATGA
- a CDS encoding protocatechuate 3,4-dioxygenase → MTTAQDNYVLDLANNRRGRALNRMCGSLRHAVNREEFSADEAVYCDAYGLSPEQKRAVLERDWTAMLDLGASIFYTYKLAMLDKLSMQYLGGVFTGMSVEEFAAAMRSGGRKLG, encoded by the coding sequence GTGACCACGGCCCAGGACAACTACGTGCTCGACCTGGCGAACAACCGGCGCGGCCGCGCGCTCAACCGGATGTGCGGCTCGCTCAGGCACGCGGTGAACCGGGAGGAGTTCAGCGCGGACGAGGCGGTCTACTGCGACGCGTACGGGCTTTCGCCCGAGCAGAAGCGGGCGGTACTCGAACGGGACTGGACGGCGATGCTCGACCTCGGGGCGTCCATCTTCTACACCTACAAGCTCGCCATGCTCGACAAGCTGTCGATGCAGTACCTCGGCGGGGTGTTCACCGGCATGTCGGTCGAGGAGTTCGCGGCGGCCATGCGCTCGGGAGGGCGGAAGCTTGGCTGA
- the purU gene encoding formyltetrahydrofolate deformylase, which yields MIAEDYGRLIVQGADRPGIVSSVSTVLAEHGANIVALDQSSSDPSGGRFFQRTVFHLPGLSGRLAELDEVLGQRLTEDLGLTYRLVEAKRHKRVAVLVSKADHCLLDLLWRQRRGELHMSIPMVISNHPDLGDDVRQFGIPFFHVPVEKDHKAAAEKEHLNLLKGNVDLVVLARYMQIVSGEFLDEVGVPVINIHHSFLPAFMGAGPYQRAKERGVKLVGATAHYVTEDLDEGPIIEQDVIRVSHRESAAELQRKGADVERLVLSRAVAWHCDDRVIRDGNTTVVF from the coding sequence GTGATCGCCGAGGACTACGGGCGGCTGATCGTGCAGGGCGCCGACCGGCCCGGCATCGTCTCCAGCGTCTCGACCGTGCTGGCCGAGCACGGGGCGAACATCGTGGCGCTCGACCAGTCCTCCAGCGACCCCTCCGGCGGGCGGTTCTTCCAGCGCACGGTCTTCCACCTGCCCGGCCTGTCCGGGCGCCTCGCGGAGCTGGACGAGGTGCTCGGGCAGCGGCTGACCGAGGACCTGGGCCTGACCTACCGGCTCGTCGAGGCCAAGCGGCACAAGCGGGTCGCGGTGCTGGTGTCCAAGGCCGACCACTGCCTGCTCGACCTGCTGTGGCGCCAGCGCCGCGGCGAGCTGCACATGAGCATCCCGATGGTCATCTCCAACCACCCCGACCTCGGCGACGACGTCCGGCAGTTCGGCATCCCGTTCTTCCACGTCCCGGTCGAGAAGGACCACAAGGCGGCCGCGGAGAAGGAGCACCTCAACCTGCTCAAGGGCAACGTGGACCTGGTCGTGCTCGCCCGCTACATGCAGATCGTGTCGGGGGAGTTCCTCGACGAGGTCGGCGTGCCGGTGATCAACATCCACCACTCGTTCCTGCCGGCGTTCATGGGCGCGGGCCCCTACCAGCGGGCCAAGGAGCGCGGGGTCAAGCTGGTCGGCGCGACCGCGCACTACGTGACCGAGGACCTCGACGAGGGGCCGATCATCGAGCAGGACGTGATCAGGGTGTCGCACCGGGAGTCGGCCGCCGAGCTGCAGCGCAAGGGCGCCGACGTGGAACGGCTCGTGCTCTCCCGCGCGGTCGCCTGGCACTGCGACGACCGGGTCATCCGCGACGGCAACACGACAGTCGTGTTCTAG
- a CDS encoding methylenetetrahydrofolate reductase: MTNPREESARRRRSRLAELVRDTSYEVMPFKNTERDVLAAVPVDVPLTVTVTEAKGIDTTLALTERLLGHGYRVAPHLPARLFVDQQHVADVVARLTEAGVKSVFVIGGDAPDPAGEFTDAYSLLRAMEEAGHSFEVGIGGYPEGHGSIPQEAIDLALKQKAPMARRVITQICFDATRTASWAEGIATAGIELPVYVGMPGPVNRQKLMRISAGIGLGQSARFLQKQQSMLWRFLLPGGYDPTKLARRLGTALPKFRTNVRGLHIFTFNELRGTEQWRQKLLAALSEKEDDA; encoded by the coding sequence ATGACCAACCCCCGCGAGGAGAGCGCCCGCCGGCGGCGCTCCCGGCTGGCGGAGCTGGTGCGCGACACCAGCTACGAGGTGATGCCGTTCAAGAACACCGAACGGGACGTGCTCGCCGCCGTGCCGGTCGACGTGCCGCTCACGGTCACCGTGACCGAGGCGAAGGGGATCGACACGACGCTGGCGCTCACCGAACGCCTGCTGGGCCACGGCTACCGGGTCGCGCCGCACCTGCCGGCCCGGTTGTTCGTCGACCAGCAGCACGTGGCCGACGTCGTGGCCCGGCTCACCGAAGCCGGCGTGAAGTCGGTCTTCGTCATCGGCGGCGACGCCCCGGACCCGGCGGGCGAGTTCACGGACGCGTACTCGCTGCTGCGGGCGATGGAGGAGGCGGGCCACTCCTTCGAGGTCGGTATCGGCGGCTATCCCGAGGGGCACGGGTCGATCCCGCAGGAGGCGATCGACCTGGCGCTCAAGCAGAAGGCCCCGATGGCCCGCCGCGTGATCACCCAGATCTGCTTCGACGCCACCAGAACGGCGTCCTGGGCCGAGGGCATCGCCACGGCCGGGATCGAGCTGCCCGTCTACGTCGGGATGCCGGGGCCGGTGAACCGCCAGAAGCTGATGCGCATCTCCGCCGGGATCGGACTCGGCCAGTCCGCGCGGTTCCTGCAGAAACAGCAGAGCATGCTCTGGCGGTTCCTGCTGCCCGGCGGCTACGACCCGACGAAGCTCGCGCGGCGGCTGGGCACCGCGCTGCCGAAGTTCCGCACCAACGTCCGTGGGCTGCACATCTTCACCTTCAACGAGCTGCGCGGCACCGAGCAGTGGCGGCAGAAGCTGCTCGCCGCACTGTCCGAAAAGGAGGATGACGCGTGA
- a CDS encoding aminomethyltransferase family protein: MGGESLEAALRRAGSPVGLLRDSPVRPHTFPVAPEFTNWRSEQRAWRTSCALLDQSHHMTDLYLRGPDALKLLTAFGVNSFANFTPGKAKQYVAVNEDGYLIGDAILFHLEDGLFDLVGHPTVANWLQYHAETGDYDVTVERDENSSDRHSGPPKVYRYELQGPTARPLVEKLTGAPLPEVRFFATTEFTVAGHRVRALRHGMAGQPGFELFGPWAEGEEVLSAILAAGEEFGLVRAGAKAYSTANLESGWIPAVVPAVFGPELRSYREWLGADALGSLGGSMDSADIADYYVTPYDVGYGRTVKFDHDFLGRAALERIAAHPRRAKVTLVWHPDDVAAAVRSLCEPGVPAKFIDLPKARYALYQADKVLRGDDLVGMSTDVGYLANEQDFVSLATVELAASEPGTEVSVLWGEQPNSAKPGVEPHRQIAVRATVAPAPYVREVRDSYRKP; this comes from the coding sequence ATGGGTGGAGAAAGTCTCGAGGCCGCGCTCCGGCGCGCGGGGTCCCCGGTCGGGCTGCTGCGCGACTCGCCGGTGCGGCCGCACACGTTCCCCGTCGCGCCGGAGTTCACGAACTGGCGCTCCGAGCAGCGGGCCTGGCGCACCTCGTGCGCCCTGCTCGACCAGTCGCACCACATGACCGACCTGTACCTGCGCGGCCCGGACGCGCTGAAGCTGCTCACCGCCTTCGGGGTCAACTCCTTCGCGAACTTCACGCCCGGCAAGGCGAAGCAGTACGTCGCGGTGAACGAGGACGGGTACCTCATCGGCGACGCCATCCTCTTCCACCTCGAAGACGGGCTGTTCGACCTCGTCGGCCACCCGACTGTCGCCAACTGGCTGCAGTACCACGCCGAGACCGGCGACTACGACGTGACGGTCGAGCGGGACGAGAACTCCTCCGACCGCCACTCGGGGCCGCCGAAGGTCTACCGCTACGAGCTGCAGGGGCCGACCGCGCGCCCGCTGGTGGAGAAGCTGACCGGCGCGCCGCTGCCCGAGGTGAGGTTCTTCGCCACCACCGAGTTCACCGTCGCCGGGCACCGCGTCCGCGCGCTGCGCCACGGGATGGCGGGACAGCCCGGGTTCGAGCTGTTCGGCCCGTGGGCGGAAGGGGAGGAGGTGCTCTCGGCGATCCTCGCGGCGGGCGAGGAGTTCGGGCTCGTCCGGGCCGGTGCGAAGGCGTACTCGACGGCGAACCTGGAGTCGGGCTGGATACCCGCCGTGGTCCCCGCGGTCTTCGGGCCGGAGCTGCGCTCCTACCGGGAGTGGCTCGGCGCGGACGCGCTCGGTTCGCTCGGCGGTAGCATGGACTCCGCGGACATCGCCGACTACTACGTCACGCCCTACGACGTGGGTTACGGGCGCACCGTCAAGTTCGACCACGACTTCCTCGGCCGTGCGGCACTGGAACGCATCGCCGCACACCCCCGCCGCGCGAAGGTGACCCTCGTCTGGCACCCCGACGACGTCGCCGCCGCTGTCCGGTCGCTGTGCGAACCCGGCGTCCCGGCCAAGTTCATCGACCTGCCCAAGGCGCGCTACGCCCTGTACCAGGCCGACAAGGTGCTGCGGGGCGACGACCTCGTCGGCATGTCCACCGACGTGGGCTACCTCGCCAACGAGCAGGACTTCGTCTCCCTCGCCACGGTCGAGCTCGCGGCGAGCGAGCCCGGCACCGAGGTGAGCGTGCTGTGGGGCGAGCAGCCGAACTCCGCGAAGCCGGGTGTCGAACCGCACCGGCAGATCGCCGTCCGCGCCACCGTCGCACCCGCGCCGTACGTCCGGGAGGTGCGCGATTCCTACCGCAAGCCCTGA
- the ligM gene encoding vanillate/3-O-methylgallate O-demethylase → MSAKSLQDVLDRTGNTVELLRNSQIGAYIYPVVPAEFTNFRREVISWRDAAVLFDQTHHMVNLFVSGPDALKLLSDTGINSMAKFPVDSAKQFVPVSPEGGVIGDGILFRLAEDEFVFVGRAPVANWLTFRASQGYNVDVRLDQRSPSRPYGKQVTRELWRFQIQGPRAWDVIEKVHGGTVEQVKFFRMGHLNIAGEQVRTLRHGMAGAPGLEIWGPYESYDRVRDAILEAGSEFGLEPCGSRAYSCNTLESGWIPSPLPAVYTAEELRPYREWLGADSYEVNNALAGSFVSDDIRDYYLNPWELGYGSFVKFDHDFIGRDALAAIEPETQRRKVTLAWNAEDVGKLLANPLDKDGPRYQFFDLPNANYGSSNFDSVVDADGNVVGLSLFTGYSVNERTALSLATVDPNVPLGAEVRVIWGEPDGGSRKTTVQPHEQFPVRAVVSPAPYSVVARETYRPGWRTAAKV, encoded by the coding sequence ATGAGCGCGAAGAGCCTGCAGGATGTGCTCGACCGGACGGGGAACACGGTCGAGCTCCTGCGCAACTCCCAGATCGGGGCCTACATCTACCCGGTGGTCCCGGCCGAGTTCACCAACTTCCGCCGTGAGGTGATCTCCTGGCGCGACGCGGCGGTGCTGTTCGACCAGACCCACCACATGGTGAACCTCTTCGTCTCCGGCCCGGACGCGCTGAAGCTGCTGTCCGACACCGGGATCAACAGCATGGCGAAGTTCCCCGTCGACTCGGCCAAGCAGTTCGTCCCGGTCTCTCCCGAAGGCGGCGTCATCGGTGACGGCATCCTCTTCCGGCTCGCGGAGGACGAGTTCGTGTTCGTCGGCCGCGCGCCGGTGGCCAACTGGCTGACCTTCCGGGCGAGCCAGGGCTACAACGTCGACGTCCGCCTCGACCAGCGCTCGCCCTCGCGGCCGTACGGCAAGCAGGTCACCCGCGAACTGTGGCGGTTCCAGATCCAGGGCCCGCGGGCCTGGGACGTCATCGAGAAGGTGCACGGCGGCACGGTCGAGCAGGTCAAGTTCTTCCGCATGGGGCACCTGAACATCGCCGGGGAGCAGGTGCGCACGCTGCGGCACGGCATGGCGGGCGCGCCGGGACTGGAGATCTGGGGCCCGTACGAGAGCTACGACCGGGTCCGCGACGCGATCCTCGAAGCGGGCAGCGAGTTCGGCCTCGAGCCCTGTGGCTCGCGGGCCTACTCGTGCAACACCCTCGAGTCGGGGTGGATCCCGTCACCGCTGCCCGCGGTCTACACGGCGGAGGAGCTGCGTCCGTACCGAGAGTGGCTCGGCGCGGACAGCTACGAGGTCAACAACGCGCTGGCGGGCAGCTTCGTCTCCGACGACATCCGCGACTACTACCTCAACCCCTGGGAGCTCGGCTACGGCTCGTTCGTGAAGTTCGACCACGACTTCATCGGGCGGGACGCGCTCGCGGCGATCGAACCGGAGACTCAGCGGCGCAAGGTGACGCTGGCCTGGAACGCCGAGGACGTGGGCAAGCTGCTGGCCAACCCACTCGACAAGGACGGCCCGCGCTACCAGTTCTTCGACCTGCCCAACGCCAACTACGGCTCGTCCAACTTCGACTCGGTGGTGGACGCGGACGGCAACGTGGTCGGGCTGTCGCTGTTCACCGGCTACAGCGTGAACGAGCGCACGGCGCTGTCGCTGGCGACGGTTGACCCCAACGTCCCGCTGGGCGCCGAGGTGCGCGTGATCTGGGGCGAGCCGGACGGCGGCAGCCGGAAGACGACGGTGCAGCCGCACGAGCAGTTCCCCGTGCGCGCCGTCGTGAGCCCGGCGCCGTACTCGGTGGTCGCGCGGGAGACCTACCGGCCAGGCTGGCGCACGGCCGCCAAGGTCTGA
- a CDS encoding LacI family DNA-binding transcriptional regulator, whose translation MTAGSGRVTQAQVARLAGVSQAVVSMVLNGSESLRITDETRERVQEVLRSTGYTVDIMGRRLRGKSNHILGVFSYESVFPSRVADFYRPFLLGIEEEAEAQGFDLLLFTSGGRRDGRRRIYDQGTNRLGIADGSVLLGRHNDPQELARLAEDRFPFVFVGRRESPAGPISYVGADYVAATRQVHEWLWGLGHRRIGLLSVTEDSEPTLDRRAGYEAAVRHRRRKPLVFLEDDPVAALREALGQDVTALLVESTAMADAVLAAAHAAGVGVPGGLSLVVLGDADPSQQPAAHAVPSTATDWSMFRIPRHEMGVHAVRALVGLLESPRPRQLLLPCAVHEGATVAPPPAVRHR comes from the coding sequence GTGACCGCGGGCTCCGGCCGGGTCACCCAGGCCCAGGTGGCGCGGCTCGCGGGCGTCTCGCAGGCCGTCGTGTCCATGGTGCTCAACGGGTCCGAGAGCCTGCGCATCACCGACGAGACCCGGGAACGGGTCCAGGAGGTGCTGCGCTCGACGGGCTACACCGTCGACATCATGGGCCGCCGCCTGCGCGGGAAGTCCAACCACATCCTCGGCGTGTTCAGCTACGAGTCGGTGTTCCCCTCCCGGGTCGCCGACTTCTACCGGCCGTTCCTGCTCGGCATCGAGGAGGAGGCCGAGGCACAGGGCTTCGACCTGCTGTTGTTCACCAGCGGCGGCCGCCGCGACGGGCGCCGCCGGATCTACGACCAGGGCACGAACCGCCTCGGCATCGCCGACGGCTCGGTCCTGCTCGGCAGGCACAACGACCCGCAGGAGCTGGCGCGGCTGGCCGAGGACCGGTTCCCCTTCGTGTTCGTCGGCCGCCGGGAGTCCCCCGCCGGGCCGATCAGCTACGTCGGCGCCGACTACGTGGCGGCGACCCGGCAGGTGCACGAGTGGCTCTGGGGCCTCGGGCACCGCCGGATCGGGTTGCTCAGCGTGACCGAGGACAGCGAGCCGACCCTCGACCGCCGCGCCGGCTACGAGGCCGCGGTCCGCCATCGCCGCCGCAAGCCGCTGGTGTTCCTCGAAGACGATCCCGTCGCCGCGTTGCGCGAGGCCCTGGGCCAGGACGTCACCGCGCTGCTCGTGGAGAGCACCGCGATGGCCGACGCCGTCCTGGCGGCCGCGCACGCGGCCGGGGTCGGCGTGCCGGGCGGGCTGTCGCTGGTGGTGCTGGGCGACGCCGACCCGTCGCAGCAGCCCGCGGCCCACGCCGTGCCGAGCACGGCCACCGACTGGTCGATGTTCCGCATCCCGCGGCACGAGATGGGCGTGCACGCGGTGCGGGCCCTCGTCGGCCTGCTCGAGAGCCCGCGGCCCCGGCAGCTCCTCCTCCCCTGCGCGGTCCACGAAGGCGCCACCGTCGCCCCGCCGCCCGCCGTGCGCCACCGGTAA
- a CDS encoding CGNR zinc finger domain-containing protein — MRENDFAWLCEFRETTYRLFSATLAGLRRAPEDVEALNAWAQAQPPRYELTPKGLSPTGGARAIAGEVARSAADLLSRTGQVRVRECEGERCTRIFVDASRAGNRRWCGMDECGNRVKAAHYRARKSQAASLEDSRSHSPPRPAAPTRDRGRTGRTPRPRAALQVDVLGRDSSGVLASPDMVNCSGWASPPWLA, encoded by the coding sequence TTGCGGGAGAACGACTTCGCGTGGCTGTGCGAGTTCCGCGAGACGACCTACCGGCTCTTCTCCGCTACCCTCGCCGGGCTTCGCCGGGCGCCCGAGGACGTCGAAGCGCTCAACGCCTGGGCGCAGGCGCAGCCGCCGCGCTACGAGCTCACCCCGAAGGGCCTCAGCCCCACCGGGGGAGCGCGCGCGATCGCGGGGGAGGTGGCGCGCTCGGCCGCGGACCTGCTGTCCCGGACCGGGCAGGTGCGTGTCCGCGAATGCGAGGGCGAGCGCTGCACCCGGATCTTCGTGGACGCCTCCCGTGCCGGGAACCGGCGGTGGTGCGGCATGGACGAGTGCGGCAACCGGGTCAAGGCCGCGCACTACCGGGCCCGGAAGTCGCAGGCGGCGTCCCTTGAGGACTCGCGGTCGCACTCGCCCCCGCGCCCAGCAGCGCCAACCCGCGATCGTGGCCGGACTGGACGCACACCGCGACCGCGCGCTGCGCTTCAGGTCGACGTGCTCGGGCGGGACTCCAGCGGCGTCCTCGCGTCCCCCGACATGGTGAACTGTTCCGGCTGGGCTAGCCCGCCGTGGCTCGCGTAG